In bacterium, the following proteins share a genomic window:
- a CDS encoding archease, translating to MKKFEILSHTADIKATVYGENIETLFENSSEALSFITGFQYSDTKEETIRIKISADNLEDLLVKFLNELIYYAEVKRKAGKVSVKKIYTLKKENVLVCKIEGRSVSGQEKEIKAATYHNLKIEKQTDMFAASIIFDV from the coding sequence ATGAAGAAATTTGAGATTCTCAGTCATACAGCAGACATAAAAGCAACCGTTTATGGTGAGAATATTGAAACTCTTTTTGAAAACAGTTCTGAAGCGCTCTCTTTTATAACAGGTTTTCAATATTCTGATACAAAAGAGGAGACCATAAGAATAAAAATTTCTGCTGATAATTTAGAAGACCTGTTGGTAAAATTTCTTAATGAACTTATATATTACGCAGAGGTTAAAAGAAAAGCCGGCAAGGTGTCTGTCAAGAAAATTTATACACTAAAGAAAGAAAATGTTCTTGTATGTAAAATAGAAGGTAGAAGTGTAAGTGGTCAGGAAAAAGAGATTAAAGCAGCAACTTATCATAATCTTAAAATAGAAAAACAAACTGATATGTTTGCCGCATCAATTATCTTTGATGTTTAG
- a CDS encoding TraR/DksA family transcriptional regulator, protein MLKKEKEFYKKLLDREKERICKNLGHSREMLTKGEKGIPTHLADYGTDEFGKGLEINLSDAEQKTLNSIRESLQKLENNTFGICDECGKKIAKTRLKALPYAKLCIACQREKEKSGE, encoded by the coding sequence ATGCTAAAAAAAGAGAAAGAGTTTTATAAAAAACTTCTTGACAGAGAGAAAGAACGTATCTGTAAAAACTTAGGTCATTCAAGAGAAATGCTTACAAAAGGGGAGAAAGGTATTCCTACGCATTTAGCCGACTACGGAACTGATGAGTTTGGAAAAGGGCTTGAAATAAACCTTTCTGATGCTGAACAGAAAACCCTAAACAGTATTAGAGAATCATTACAAAAACTTGAAAACAACACCTTTGGTATATGCGATGAATGCGGAAAAAAGATTGCTAAAACAAGGCTCAAAGCTCTACCTTACGCTAAACTCTGTATCGCCTGCCAGCGAGAGAAAGAAAAAAGTGGAGAATAA
- the lspA gene encoding signal peptidase II produces MENKSLNFFYVTSAVAFALDQISKFIIINLLEHGAISFDIFRYFSLTLVRNTGICFGMLSRCNLKYFIVGTSLVIATLILIYLLKQKEKTIKLQIAFGMIEGGILGNMTDRIRVNSVIDFINLHIWPVFNLADTFIVTGVCLILLEQIKEKDVPRISHNR; encoded by the coding sequence GTGGAGAATAAGAGCCTTAATTTTTTTTATGTGACATCTGCTGTTGCTTTTGCTTTAGACCAAATTTCAAAGTTTATTATAATAAATTTACTTGAGCACGGTGCTATTTCATTTGATATATTTAGATATTTTTCACTTACACTTGTGAGAAATACAGGTATATGTTTTGGTATGTTGAGCAGATGCAATCTGAAATATTTTATTGTTGGCACTTCTTTAGTGATAGCAACTCTTATTTTAATATACCTTCTTAAACAGAAAGAAAAAACCATTAAACTTCAGATTGCTTTTGGGATGATTGAAGGCGGAATTTTAGGTAATATGACCGATAGAATAAGAGTAAATTCAGTTATAGATTTTATTAACCTACATATTTGGCCAGTATTCAATTTAGCTGACACATTTATTGTTACGGGTGTATGCTTAATTTTACTGGAACAGATTAAGGAGAAAGATGTACCCCGAATTTCTCACAATAGGTAG